A stretch of Vicinamibacterales bacterium DNA encodes these proteins:
- a CDS encoding MFS transporter — MATTPPDDIEATPGTEDTRVVFGLPRPVWLLGLTSLFTDTASEAIYPLLPLYLTRVLGAGAASLGLIEGFAEAANSLLKIVSGYLSDRWQTRRPIVIAGYSLSSAVRPLIALVSSWPQLFVVRFMDRVGKGVRGAPRDALLAACATPSTRGRIFGFHRAMDHVGAVAGPLLASLFLWVYPGRYRWLFALTIIPGALAVAMLFKVPKDQASDTATSSPGVRPTLVPPGWRGLPRSYFTLLAVLLVFALGNSADSFLLLRLTDEGVRPVFIPLLWALLHVVKALMSVWGGVKSDRWGRRFVIGSGWIVYALVYAGFAASNSVATLVTWFLVYGLYYGLSEGTEKALIADLAPADLRGTAFGIYNAALGIGSLLASVAFGLVWKMVSPTAAFGVGAVLAILATFMLFAFIREPRTV; from the coding sequence ATGGCGACCACGCCTCCCGATGACATCGAAGCTACCCCGGGCACAGAGGACACCCGCGTCGTGTTCGGCCTGCCTCGCCCCGTCTGGCTGCTCGGCCTGACGAGCCTCTTCACTGACACCGCGAGCGAGGCGATCTACCCGCTGCTTCCGCTCTACCTCACGCGCGTGCTGGGCGCCGGGGCAGCGTCGCTCGGCCTGATCGAGGGATTTGCCGAGGCCGCCAACAGCCTCCTCAAGATCGTGTCAGGGTACTTGTCGGACCGATGGCAGACGCGGCGGCCGATCGTGATCGCCGGCTACAGTTTGTCGTCGGCCGTCCGCCCGCTGATTGCGCTGGTGTCATCCTGGCCGCAGCTGTTCGTTGTGCGGTTCATGGATCGAGTGGGGAAGGGCGTGCGCGGCGCACCGCGCGACGCGCTGCTCGCCGCCTGCGCCACGCCGTCGACGCGAGGACGGATCTTCGGATTCCATCGGGCGATGGACCACGTCGGTGCCGTGGCCGGCCCGCTGCTTGCCTCGCTGTTCCTGTGGGTCTACCCGGGGCGCTACCGTTGGCTGTTCGCGCTCACGATCATCCCAGGCGCGCTCGCGGTGGCGATGCTCTTCAAGGTGCCCAAGGACCAGGCGTCTGACACCGCGACGTCGTCGCCCGGCGTGAGACCCACGCTCGTGCCGCCTGGCTGGAGAGGTTTGCCGCGGAGTTACTTCACGCTGCTGGCGGTGCTGCTCGTCTTCGCCCTCGGGAATTCGGCCGACTCGTTCCTGCTGTTGCGCCTGACCGACGAGGGAGTCAGGCCGGTGTTCATTCCATTGCTCTGGGCGCTCCTGCACGTGGTGAAGGCGCTCATGTCGGTGTGGGGCGGTGTGAAGTCGGATCGCTGGGGCCGTCGCTTCGTCATCGGGAGCGGGTGGATTGTCTATGCGCTGGTCTACGCCGGTTTCGCCGCCAGCAACTCCGTGGCCACGCTCGTGACCTGGTTCCTCGTCTACGGACTCTACTACGGGCTTTCGGAGGGCACCGAGAAGGCCCTGATTGCCGACCTCGCGCCGGCCGACCTCCGCGGAACGGCTTTCGGCATCTACAACGCGGCCCTTGGCATCGGATCGCTGCTGGCGAGCGTCGCCTTCGGTCTCGTGTGGAAGATGGTGAGCCCGACTGCCGCGTTCGGTGTCGGTGCGGTGCTGGCCATCCTTGCCACGTTCATGCTGTTTGCGTTCATCCGCGAACCGCGGACGGTTTGA
- a CDS encoding acylphosphatase codes for MIIARRLTVFGRVQGVGFRWFVIERATAEGVTGWVRNLPDGRVEIVAEGEAEAFERFERAVRNGPPRSRVDDVTTDILAPTGRFPTFSARH; via the coding sequence ATGATTATCGCGCGTCGGCTCACCGTCTTTGGTCGCGTCCAGGGTGTCGGATTCCGCTGGTTTGTCATCGAGCGGGCGACCGCGGAGGGCGTGACCGGATGGGTCAGGAACCTGCCCGACGGTCGTGTTGAGATCGTGGCGGAAGGTGAAGCCGAGGCATTCGAGCGCTTCGAGCGGGCCGTTCGCAACGGGCCGCCGAGGTCGCGCGTGGACGACGTGACAACGGACATTCTGGCGCCGACCGGCCGATTTCCGACCTTCTCGGCGCGCCATTGA
- the surE gene encoding 5'/3'-nucleotidase SurE: MKRILVTNDDGVRSAGIKALADALAPLGQVFVVAPSREASAVGHALTLHHPLRLEHLSDSTYALDGTPTDCVNIAVAAVLRGLPDLVVSGINKGLNVGDDVTYSGTVSGALEAALLGVPGIAVSLQQGAGEWDFHAAARVARLVAEPVLAKGLPARTFLNVNVPRVDPKGIRLTVQGKRNHSTTVSERRDPRGRPYYWIGEGEDEWMPNGESDHEAIRAGYVSLTPLQSDLTAHDAVGFVKGLGLEREAGLE, from the coding sequence ATGAAACGAATTCTCGTCACCAATGACGATGGCGTGCGCTCCGCGGGAATCAAGGCGCTCGCCGACGCGCTCGCACCCCTCGGCCAGGTGTTTGTCGTCGCGCCCAGCCGCGAGGCGAGTGCTGTTGGCCACGCGCTGACGCTGCACCACCCACTCAGGCTCGAGCACCTCTCCGACTCCACCTACGCGCTCGACGGCACGCCGACCGACTGCGTGAACATCGCCGTGGCCGCGGTACTGCGGGGTCTTCCGGATTTGGTCGTATCGGGCATCAACAAGGGGCTCAACGTCGGCGACGATGTGACGTACTCCGGGACCGTGTCAGGCGCGCTCGAGGCCGCGCTGCTCGGTGTGCCGGGGATTGCCGTGTCGCTGCAGCAGGGGGCGGGCGAGTGGGACTTTCACGCGGCGGCCCGAGTCGCGCGGTTGGTCGCCGAGCCCGTGTTGGCGAAGGGGTTGCCGGCGCGCACGTTCCTGAACGTGAACGTTCCGCGTGTCGATCCGAAGGGAATTCGCCTGACCGTGCAGGGCAAGCGGAATCACTCGACGACCGTCAGCGAGCGGCGCGACCCGCGAGGGCGACCGTACTACTGGATCGGCGAAGGAGAGGACGAGTGGATGCCGAACGGCGAGTCGGACCATGAAGCGATCCGCGCGGGCTACGTGTCGCTGACGCCGTTGCAGTCCGATCTGACCGCGCACGATGCCGTCGGTTTCGTAAAAGGCCTTGGCCTCGAGCGGGAGGCTGGGTTAGAATAG
- a CDS encoding Rieske 2Fe-2S domain-containing protein has translation MPKFTTHLIDRVEVAQGTLAFTFERPEGLDYVAGQHVTIALTDPLYSDEKGNSRIFSIASSPQDAERLAIATRMTGSALKRSLAEAPFATPVSLIGPAGTFALRPAQTLVVFIAGGIGITPFRSMVLDAIARGLPYRITLIYSNRTPEGAAYHAEFARMAQAHPAFTYVPTMTDAGTSGQPWAGERRTVSADFLRDHVGDIAAPTFYIAGPPGLVAAATKTVLDAGADPERVFAEEFAGYAGSQARATSAATPGTPGFVKVAEAGSLAAGQMRGLRVNGREILICRVGERYFAIANECPHAGGVLSEGELLGQVVTCPLHGAAFDVTNGAVLEPPAEEGVRCYPVRVVNGAIEVDCG, from the coding sequence ATGCCGAAATTCACGACTCATTTGATCGACCGCGTCGAAGTTGCACAAGGCACCCTCGCGTTCACCTTCGAGCGGCCCGAGGGGCTGGACTACGTCGCCGGCCAGCACGTGACGATCGCGCTGACCGACCCGCTCTACAGCGACGAGAAGGGCAACAGCCGGATTTTCTCGATTGCCTCGTCGCCCCAGGACGCGGAGCGGCTGGCGATCGCCACGCGGATGACCGGCAGCGCACTGAAGCGGAGTCTGGCGGAGGCGCCATTCGCCACGCCGGTCAGCTTGATCGGCCCTGCCGGGACGTTCGCGCTCCGTCCGGCCCAGACCTTGGTGGTGTTCATCGCGGGCGGCATCGGCATCACGCCGTTTCGCAGCATGGTGCTCGACGCCATCGCCCGGGGCCTGCCGTACCGGATCACGCTGATCTACTCGAATCGCACGCCCGAGGGAGCCGCGTATCACGCAGAGTTCGCGCGCATGGCCCAGGCCCACCCGGCATTCACGTACGTGCCGACGATGACGGACGCCGGCACGTCCGGGCAGCCCTGGGCGGGTGAGCGTCGGACGGTGAGCGCCGACTTCCTGCGGGATCACGTCGGGGACATCGCCGCGCCGACCTTCTATATCGCGGGTCCGCCCGGCCTTGTGGCGGCTGCGACCAAGACCGTGCTCGATGCAGGGGCAGACCCCGAGCGCGTGTTCGCCGAGGAGTTTGCCGGGTACGCCGGCTCTCAGGCCCGCGCGACGTCCGCAGCCACGCCCGGCACGCCCGGCTTCGTGAAGGTTGCCGAGGCGGGATCGCTGGCCGCAGGGCAGATGCGGGGACTTCGCGTGAACGGCCGGGAGATACTGATCTGCCGGGTCGGCGAGCGCTACTTCGCCATCGCCAACGAATGCCCGCACGCCGGCGGGGTACTGTCGGAGGGCGAGTTGCTCGGCCAGGTCGTCACGTGCCCATTACACGGCGCCGCATTCGATGTCACCAATGGTGCCGTGCTGGAACCACCGGCCGAGGAGGGCGTGCGCTGCTACCCGGTCCGCGTGGTGAATGGTGCCATCGAGGTCGATTGCGGCTGA
- a CDS encoding nucleoside 2-deoxyribosyltransferase, translating into MRIYLACTVRGNRGGLNAARRLAAHLEFRGHEILTSHLLGDDVEQAEAALSEREVFERDVRWLDACDVLIAEASGSSYGVGFEVGYITGRAALTGQRVLLLFDAVRHGAISRMASGNTHSACAILAYHDVDEIIAFLDRHLSPSDKLIG; encoded by the coding sequence ATGCGAATCTACCTAGCCTGCACTGTGCGCGGCAACCGGGGCGGTCTAAACGCCGCCCGCCGGCTGGCTGCGCACCTGGAATTCCGGGGCCACGAGATCCTCACCTCGCACCTGCTCGGCGACGACGTCGAGCAGGCCGAGGCGGCGCTGTCCGAGCGCGAGGTGTTCGAACGCGATGTGCGCTGGCTCGATGCCTGCGACGTGCTCATCGCCGAAGCGTCGGGTTCGAGCTATGGCGTCGGGTTCGAGGTGGGATACATCACCGGCCGTGCGGCCCTCACCGGTCAGCGCGTCCTGCTGCTGTTCGACGCCGTCCGCCACGGCGCCATCTCGCGAATGGCATCCGGAAACACGCACTCTGCCTGCGCGATACTGGCGTACCACGACGTGGACGAGATTATCGCCTTCCTTGACCGGCACCTATCACCATCGGACAAGCTCATAGGGTAG
- a CDS encoding heparan-alpha-glucosaminide N-acetyltransferase domain-containing protein, with protein MTRTTTPVPALAQRLVSLDVFRGITMASMVIVNNPGDWGNAYWPLLHAEWNGWTPTDLIFPFFLFMVGVSMTLSKATTGPGWRIVRRGVMIMALGWFLGGFPYFDLTKLRLPGVLVRIGLCYLAAAGIFRLTLPRGDRDDRRHARRLGAWVAGLTLGYWALMVLMPYPGHAPGDLTPAGNLGAFIDRALLGRAHMWGRRPWDPEGLLSTLPAIATTLMGLMTGFWLRAPAEGRTKALLMAAAGIAAMAIGALWDLAFPINKNLWTSSYVFFTGGAGMAGLAACYWVIDVEGWRWWTKPFVILGVNAIALFMLAGLSAKLLILIKMTDAAGKRISLQSLMYARGYEPFLEPKNASLLFALTYVVALYLVLWLMYRRRIFLKV; from the coding sequence CACGGACCACCACGCCGGTTCCGGCTCTGGCTCAGCGTCTGGTCTCGCTCGACGTCTTTCGGGGCATCACGATGGCGTCGATGGTCATCGTCAACAACCCGGGCGACTGGGGCAATGCCTACTGGCCGTTGCTCCATGCCGAGTGGAACGGCTGGACGCCGACGGATCTCATCTTTCCATTCTTCCTGTTCATGGTCGGCGTCTCCATGACGCTGTCCAAGGCCACCACGGGACCGGGATGGCGCATCGTCCGGCGCGGCGTGATGATCATGGCGCTTGGATGGTTCCTCGGTGGGTTCCCCTACTTCGACCTGACGAAACTCAGACTGCCGGGAGTGCTCGTGCGGATCGGACTCTGCTACCTGGCGGCGGCGGGGATCTTCCGCCTCACGTTGCCTCGTGGCGATCGCGACGACCGGCGTCACGCGCGCAGGCTTGGAGCCTGGGTCGCGGGCCTGACGCTCGGATACTGGGCGCTCATGGTGCTGATGCCCTATCCGGGGCACGCGCCTGGTGACCTTACGCCGGCTGGCAATCTGGGTGCGTTCATCGACCGCGCGCTGCTCGGCCGGGCGCACATGTGGGGACGGCGTCCTTGGGACCCCGAAGGACTGTTGAGCACGCTGCCGGCGATCGCAACGACGTTGATGGGGCTCATGACCGGGTTCTGGCTCCGAGCCCCGGCGGAGGGACGAACGAAGGCGCTGCTGATGGCCGCGGCTGGAATTGCGGCGATGGCCATCGGGGCCCTGTGGGATCTGGCGTTTCCGATCAACAAGAACCTCTGGACCAGTTCCTACGTGTTCTTCACCGGTGGCGCCGGGATGGCAGGCCTGGCCGCCTGCTACTGGGTCATCGACGTCGAGGGCTGGCGTTGGTGGACCAAGCCGTTCGTCATCCTCGGCGTCAACGCGATCGCCCTGTTCATGCTCGCCGGCCTCAGCGCAAAGCTGCTGATCCTGATCAAGATGACCGACGCGGCGGGGAAACGGATCTCGCTTCAGAGCCTGATGTACGCACGGGGGTACGAGCCGTTCCTCGAGCCGAAGAACGCCTCACTGCTGTTCGCGCTGACCTACGTGGTGGCGCTGTATCTGGTTCTGTGGTTGATGTATCGACGGAGGATCTTCCTGAAGGTATAG
- a CDS encoding helix-turn-helix transcriptional regulator translates to MTERETFGLELRRTRERRGLTLNEIAEKTKVKTSLFAGLEQNDLSRWPAGIFRRGFVRSYAEAIGLDPEEVVSRFVRLFPETTGEPVNSAVQSADPRTQVEVPALRLVLDQPQPVEHGRSLARAERRLVAGAMDIGLALVPAVLIALWLGREWFWATAACVGLAGHVTALCATGSTPGTWLLLREPAPIDALPAPVAPVARRVDTMPPAQPAPRRHSLRQVPARTQVRSHRLPH, encoded by the coding sequence ATGACGGAACGCGAGACCTTCGGCCTAGAACTGCGCCGCACCAGGGAGCGACGTGGTCTGACGCTCAACGAGATTGCCGAGAAGACGAAGGTCAAGACGTCGCTGTTTGCCGGACTCGAGCAGAACGATCTGTCGCGATGGCCCGCCGGGATCTTCCGTCGCGGGTTCGTCAGGAGCTATGCGGAGGCCATCGGGCTCGACCCGGAGGAAGTCGTCTCGCGGTTCGTGCGGTTGTTTCCCGAGACCACCGGTGAACCGGTGAACTCGGCTGTCCAGTCGGCCGACCCGCGCACCCAGGTCGAGGTTCCCGCGCTGCGCCTGGTGCTCGACCAGCCGCAGCCCGTCGAGCACGGGCGATCCCTGGCTCGGGCCGAGCGCCGTCTCGTGGCGGGCGCGATGGACATCGGTCTGGCACTCGTGCCCGCGGTACTCATCGCGCTGTGGCTCGGACGCGAGTGGTTCTGGGCGACGGCGGCCTGCGTCGGGCTGGCGGGCCACGTGACGGCGCTCTGCGCCACCGGTAGCACCCCGGGAACGTGGCTGCTGCTGCGCGAACCGGCTCCGATCGACGCGCTGCCGGCGCCTGTTGCCCCTGTAGCTCGACGCGTGGACACGATGCCGCCGGCCCAGCCTGCGCCCCGGCGTCACTCGCTCCGACAGGTGCCCGCGCGGACACAGGTTCGGTCACACCGCCTTCCTCACTAG
- a CDS encoding adenine phosphoribosyltransferase: MDTLKSRIRSIPDFPKPGILFYDITTLLRDPVGFKTALDCLTDPYKGKGIALVVGIESRGFILGAAVADRLGVGFCPIRKPGKLPAPTIKESFQLEYGSDAIEIHQDAVESGQRVLVVDDVLATGGTARAAARLVKRLGGELHGLAFLIELVGLNGRALLEGEQIYSVLKY; encoded by the coding sequence ATGGACACACTCAAATCGCGCATCCGATCCATTCCCGATTTCCCGAAACCGGGAATCTTGTTCTACGACATCACGACGCTGCTGCGTGATCCGGTTGGATTCAAGACCGCACTCGACTGCCTCACGGACCCATACAAGGGGAAGGGCATCGCCCTCGTCGTGGGCATCGAGAGCCGTGGGTTCATCCTGGGCGCGGCCGTGGCCGACCGCCTCGGGGTTGGCTTCTGTCCGATTCGCAAGCCGGGCAAGCTGCCCGCGCCAACGATCAAGGAGTCCTTCCAACTCGAGTACGGCAGCGATGCGATCGAGATCCACCAGGACGCGGTCGAGTCGGGGCAGCGAGTGCTCGTGGTGGACGACGTGCTGGCCACTGGCGGGACCGCCAGGGCCGCGGCGCGCCTGGTCAAGCGGTTGGGCGGCGAGTTGCACGGCCTGGCTTTCCTGATCGAACTGGTGGGACTGAACGGCCGCGCGCTCCTCGAAGGCGAGCAGATCTATTCGGTGCTGAAGTACTAG
- a CDS encoding radical SAM protein, with translation MRIPIASSLFERVPDDPFYLPRRPLWLPPDMVQPPEWPRSRGPTHIAPRHALLLNPFYPKDPHGSFGKHVLTPSLALTSLAAATPPPWQVDYWDENLLQGVPRLGGLPEVVGITVHLTFAARAYELARWFRDRGSKVILGGLHVQSCPDEAAPHADAIALGDGVQVWPTILGDIERGTLRPRYVASYERDFDLDPPPRHDLAPRSSFLTTTSLIATRGCRNRCGFCYLSTDGLRVPYRMRSVDAVCREIEANGQPYAVFIDNNLGAHGEYLSALCCALERSRVIWSAAVTLDVTDDPRLVREMALAGCTAVFIGFESLTDDNLIALRKRGPRAEEYARRVRVLHDHGIAVNGSFVLGFDGDGTEVFQQTADWIDANRLECATFHVLTPYPGTPLFRQLDAEGRLLHRDWSKYDTAHVVFRPKQMTAEQLALGYDWLYRRLFSPESVWRRRPQEATAVLPYLAMSLLYKRSNRLWRFLIKRRLVHAVWRPFVEWTRLCHLVRRRRLALSVEPRAPRGSQPQSTSMAPFTTRTG, from the coding sequence GTGCGAATCCCGATAGCCTCGTCGTTGTTCGAACGCGTGCCCGACGATCCCTTCTACCTGCCGCGCCGTCCGCTGTGGCTGCCGCCGGACATGGTCCAGCCGCCCGAGTGGCCCCGATCGCGTGGCCCGACGCACATCGCCCCTCGCCACGCGCTGCTCCTGAATCCCTTCTATCCGAAGGATCCGCACGGCAGCTTCGGCAAGCACGTGCTGACGCCGTCGCTCGCCCTGACGAGCCTCGCCGCGGCCACGCCCCCGCCTTGGCAGGTCGATTACTGGGACGAGAACCTGCTCCAAGGCGTGCCCCGGCTCGGAGGCCTGCCGGAAGTCGTGGGCATCACGGTCCACCTGACCTTTGCCGCGCGCGCCTACGAGCTGGCCCGGTGGTTTCGCGATCGGGGCAGCAAGGTGATTCTCGGCGGCCTGCACGTCCAGTCCTGTCCCGACGAGGCCGCACCGCACGCTGACGCGATCGCGCTCGGCGACGGTGTCCAGGTCTGGCCGACAATTCTTGGCGACATCGAGCGTGGCACGCTGCGGCCCCGCTACGTGGCATCTTACGAGAGGGACTTCGATCTCGATCCTCCGCCTCGCCACGATCTCGCCCCTCGCTCGAGCTTCCTGACGACGACCAGCCTCATCGCCACCCGGGGCTGCCGCAATCGCTGCGGATTCTGCTACCTGTCCACCGACGGCCTCCGTGTGCCGTATCGCATGCGCAGCGTGGACGCCGTCTGTCGCGAGATCGAAGCCAACGGCCAGCCGTACGCGGTGTTCATCGACAACAACCTCGGCGCCCACGGCGAGTACCTGTCGGCGCTGTGCTGCGCGCTGGAGAGATCGAGAGTCATCTGGAGCGCGGCCGTGACGCTGGACGTGACAGACGATCCGCGCCTGGTTCGCGAGATGGCCCTCGCGGGCTGTACTGCCGTCTTCATCGGATTCGAATCGCTTACGGACGACAACCTCATCGCCCTCCGCAAGCGTGGGCCCCGCGCCGAGGAGTACGCCAGGCGCGTGCGGGTGCTTCACGACCACGGCATTGCAGTGAACGGCAGCTTCGTGCTCGGCTTCGACGGCGACGGCACGGAGGTATTCCAGCAGACCGCGGACTGGATCGACGCCAATCGGCTCGAATGCGCCACCTTTCACGTACTGACGCCGTACCCGGGCACGCCCCTGTTTCGCCAGCTGGACGCGGAAGGTCGGCTGCTCCACCGCGACTGGTCGAAGTACGACACCGCACACGTCGTCTTCCGCCCCAAGCAGATGACGGCCGAGCAACTGGCGCTCGGCTACGACTGGCTCTACCGGCGGTTGTTCTCCCCAGAATCGGTCTGGCGTCGGCGCCCTCAGGAGGCGACGGCGGTTCTGCCGTACCTGGCGATGTCCCTCCTCTACAAACGCTCGAACCGCCTCTGGCGATTCCTGATCAAGCGGCGGCTCGTACACGCGGTCTGGCGTCCGTTCGTGGAGTGGACACGGCTATGCCACCTCGTGCGGCGCCGCCGCCTCGCCCTGAGCGTTGAGCCGCGAGCACCGCGCGGCAGTCAGCCGCAATCGACCTCGATGGCACCATTCACCACGCGGACCGGGTAG
- a CDS encoding APC family permease: protein MAEDTLVSQFKRFLVGRPIPTSRAHEERFSRVTGLAILSSDCLSSVAYSVEEVLRVLVVGGLAALTYSPPIAILIATLLIIVTFSYRQTIYAYPGGGGAYIVAHENLGVYAGLVAAASLFIDYTLTVAVSIASGVAALTSALPALAPRRLELALIFVFLLTLGNLRGVRESGRIFAVPTYVFAVSLLALLATGLWRAMTGTLQPVVQIAPLHVAGGTLTIFALLTAFSNGCSAMTGVEAISNAVPGFRPPETKHASQTLITMALLAVTLIVGLGVMTSMYHVVPAAHETVLSQLARGIFSGRGLLYYIVQGATMLILVLAANTAYAGFPRLASIVARDRFLPRQFMNQGDRLAFSNGILVLTFFAAVLLIIFHADTHRLIPLYMIGVFLSFTLSQTGMVLRWRRLRTSGWRSSAFVNGLGAIVTAGVLLVVTITKTPEGAWIILMLIPALVVIFIETRHHYDHVASQLTLRGWEPDPKRKNTVLIPIGGLHRAVVQALRYARTLSTDVRAVYVSTNAEATETVRRDWELWGQGVPLVVLDSPYRSLMEPLLDYIRHIDAETPDDYVTVILPEFVPARWWQQLLHNQNALLIKAALLFRPNTIVTSVPFHLRN from the coding sequence GTGGCAGAAGACACACTCGTCTCGCAGTTCAAACGGTTCCTGGTCGGCAGGCCAATTCCCACTTCCCGGGCGCACGAGGAACGCTTCTCGCGCGTCACCGGTCTCGCAATCCTGTCGTCGGACTGCCTGTCGTCGGTCGCGTACTCGGTCGAAGAGGTTCTGCGGGTTCTCGTTGTCGGGGGTCTCGCCGCACTCACGTACAGCCCACCCATCGCGATTCTGATCGCCACGCTCCTGATCATCGTCACGTTCTCGTACCGGCAGACGATCTACGCGTATCCCGGGGGCGGCGGCGCCTACATCGTGGCGCACGAGAACCTTGGCGTGTACGCCGGCCTCGTGGCGGCAGCCTCGTTGTTCATCGACTACACGCTGACCGTGGCGGTCAGCATCGCGTCCGGCGTGGCAGCCTTGACGTCCGCCCTTCCGGCGCTCGCGCCACGCCGTCTCGAACTCGCGCTGATCTTCGTCTTCCTCCTCACCCTCGGCAACCTCCGAGGCGTCCGTGAGTCGGGCCGGATATTCGCCGTCCCCACGTATGTGTTTGCGGTCTCGCTCCTCGCCTTGCTGGCAACGGGCCTGTGGCGGGCGATGACCGGCACCCTCCAGCCCGTCGTCCAGATCGCGCCCCTGCACGTCGCCGGCGGCACGCTGACGATATTCGCGCTGCTGACAGCCTTCTCGAACGGCTGCTCCGCGATGACCGGCGTGGAGGCGATTTCGAACGCCGTCCCCGGCTTCCGCCCGCCAGAGACGAAGCATGCGTCGCAGACGCTCATCACGATGGCGCTTCTCGCCGTGACGTTGATCGTCGGGCTGGGCGTGATGACGTCGATGTATCACGTCGTACCGGCGGCGCACGAGACGGTCCTGTCACAGCTCGCGCGTGGCATCTTCTCCGGACGCGGTCTCCTCTACTACATCGTCCAGGGCGCGACGATGCTGATCCTGGTGCTGGCGGCGAACACGGCCTACGCCGGTTTCCCGCGGCTTGCCTCGATCGTGGCACGCGACCGGTTCCTGCCCCGCCAGTTCATGAACCAGGGCGATCGGCTCGCCTTTTCGAACGGCATCCTGGTCCTCACGTTCTTTGCGGCCGTTCTGCTGATCATCTTCCACGCCGACACGCACCGATTGATCCCGCTCTACATGATCGGCGTGTTCCTGTCGTTCACGCTCTCACAGACAGGCATGGTGCTGCGCTGGCGCCGGCTGCGGACCTCCGGGTGGCGCAGCAGCGCGTTCGTCAACGGTCTTGGTGCGATCGTCACAGCGGGCGTCCTGCTCGTCGTGACGATCACGAAGACGCCCGAGGGCGCGTGGATCATCCTGATGCTGATCCCGGCGCTCGTCGTCATCTTCATCGAAACGAGGCATCACTACGACCACGTCGCCAGCCAGCTCACGCTGAGGGGCTGGGAACCGGATCCGAAGCGGAAGAACACCGTACTCATACCGATCGGCGGCCTGCACCGCGCCGTCGTGCAGGCACTGCGTTACGCGCGAACACTGTCAACCGACGTACGGGCGGTCTATGTCAGCACGAACGCAGAGGCCACCGAGACTGTCCGCAGGGACTGGGAATTGTGGGGACAGGGGGTGCCGCTCGTGGTGCTCGACTCCCCCTATCGTTCGTTGATGGAACCGCTGCTCGACTACATCCGCCACATCGATGCCGAGACGCCTGACGACTACGTCACCGTCATCCTGCCGGAGTTCGTGCCCGCCCGCTGGTGGCAACAACTCCTGCACAACCAGAACGCACTCCTCATCAAGGCCGCGCTCCTGTTCAGGCCGAACACCATCGTGACCAGCGTGCCGTTCCACCTTCGCAACTAG